A window from Leptothermofonsia sichuanensis E412 encodes these proteins:
- a CDS encoding RAMP superfamily CRISPR-associated protein: MTHTPRPGPRPTGNSSPDTLPPKPYELIPFPDKPLSLEAPAGHQRYLRDRLHGTLQLSLKVETAVHVSTGVAVMGSDINSRIPLIKPMVQGNDRHLLIQGSSLKGCVRAVYEAITNSTLAVITPGRDNRDKIPPERLPCRDKKKLCPASRVFGALDWQGLVEFNDARCEGSGFTTGFMPSLYRPRPDQRRAYFIGGRVAGRKFYYHAARAIDKGQNQGIAVQQAGKAYIFKTQLTFKNLTSAELGTLLVALGQDSKYPIALKIGGGKPIGMGTVTVNVEAVTKVDSPQALRDRYTRYALTESNQLTGEQLKQFTQQMIQAAHQDLIQEPQLKQLAEVLKFPTNRPAPSGVY, from the coding sequence ATGACCCATACTCCTCGTCCCGGACCTCGACCCACTGGCAACAGTTCACCCGATACGTTACCACCTAAGCCCTATGAACTGATTCCATTTCCCGATAAACCCCTTTCTCTAGAAGCCCCTGCTGGACATCAGCGGTATTTGCGCGATCGCCTGCACGGTACCCTCCAACTTTCTCTCAAGGTAGAAACAGCCGTTCATGTTTCAACGGGCGTTGCCGTTATGGGGAGTGATATTAACAGCCGCATCCCCCTGATCAAACCAATGGTGCAGGGGAATGATCGCCATCTCCTCATCCAGGGCAGTTCCCTCAAAGGGTGTGTGCGGGCGGTCTACGAAGCCATTACTAATAGCACCTTGGCAGTAATCACGCCTGGTCGGGACAACCGAGACAAAATTCCACCAGAGCGCCTACCCTGTCGAGATAAGAAGAAGCTATGTCCTGCCAGTCGGGTGTTTGGTGCTCTGGACTGGCAGGGGTTGGTTGAATTTAACGATGCCCGCTGCGAAGGCAGTGGTTTCACCACTGGCTTTATGCCGTCGCTCTATCGTCCCCGTCCCGACCAGCGGCGAGCCTATTTTATTGGGGGGCGTGTGGCGGGGCGCAAGTTCTACTACCATGCCGCACGGGCGATCGACAAAGGACAGAATCAGGGAATTGCCGTGCAGCAGGCTGGCAAGGCTTATATCTTCAAAACTCAGTTAACCTTTAAGAATTTAACCAGCGCAGAACTGGGGACATTGCTCGTTGCTCTGGGTCAAGATTCCAAGTATCCGATCGCCCTCAAAATTGGTGGCGGCAAGCCCATTGGTATGGGAACGGTGACGGTCAATGTAGAAGCAGTTACCAAGGTTGATAGCCCACAAGCACTGCGCGATCGCTACACTCGCTACGCCCTGACAGAATCTAATCAGTTGACGGGTGAGCAGCTGAAGCAATTTACGCAACAGATGATTCAGGCTGCCCATCAAGACTTGATTCAGGAGCCGCAACTGAAACAACTCGCAGAAGTGCTGAAATTCCCCACCAATCGCCCTGCCCCCAGCGGAGTTTATTAA
- a CDS encoding RAMP superfamily CRISPR-associated protein, with protein sequence MHKRFVNHCTIELTISPCGPILIKSGKEGADPTKPDMEFVETYHRGGKSIYLPGSSLKGAIRAHAERIVRTVGSDKPSSKGVWANDPLNDKREYLSGKSAPEIYKLSCFTDQMFGSTEIASRVRIEDAYPVNRAQLKIEERNGVAIDRVFGSVAVGPFNYQVCTAGDFKTKIHLKNFTLAQLGLIGLVLRDLNDGWFGLGFAKSRGMGTVTVQYDSATVQYPGCVLENEQIKAIAFQAVRSTIASDQQWSHTMLLGAGEFLDATEAGNYGFPKPDRQETPVAAAAMPLGFGVQLVWTGQIQVADLFERSVKAWSQLLGVAA encoded by the coding sequence ATGCATAAACGCTTTGTAAACCATTGTACCATCGAACTGACGATTTCTCCCTGTGGCCCCATCCTGATCAAATCGGGCAAAGAAGGGGCCGATCCCACCAAGCCCGATATGGAATTTGTGGAGACCTATCACCGGGGCGGGAAGTCGATTTACCTGCCCGGTAGTTCCCTTAAAGGAGCCATTCGCGCCCACGCGGAGCGAATTGTCCGCACGGTAGGGAGCGATAAACCCTCTAGCAAGGGAGTTTGGGCCAATGATCCGCTCAATGATAAACGCGAATACCTCAGCGGCAAGTCGGCACCAGAGATTTATAAACTATCCTGCTTTACGGATCAGATGTTTGGCAGCACTGAAATTGCCAGTCGCGTTCGCATTGAGGATGCTTATCCGGTTAATCGCGCGCAACTCAAAATTGAGGAACGGAATGGCGTGGCGATCGATCGGGTGTTTGGTTCGGTTGCCGTCGGCCCCTTCAACTATCAGGTGTGTACCGCTGGTGACTTCAAAACCAAGATTCATCTGAAGAACTTCACCCTGGCGCAATTGGGATTAATTGGACTGGTATTGCGCGACTTAAATGACGGCTGGTTTGGTCTCGGCTTTGCCAAATCTCGCGGCATGGGAACTGTCACTGTCCAGTACGATTCAGCCACCGTTCAGTATCCCGGCTGTGTGCTGGAGAACGAGCAGATTAAAGCGATCGCCTTCCAGGCGGTGCGGAGCACCATCGCCTCTGATCAACAATGGTCCCACACCATGCTATTGGGAGCGGGCGAGTTCTTAGACGCAACCGAGGCTGGAAATTATGGCTTTCCCAAGCCCGATCGCCAGGAAACACCGGTTGCTGCTGCCGCCATGCCCCTCGGATTTGGAGTGCAACTGGTCTGGACTGGACAAATCCAGGTCGCAGATTTGTTTGAGCGATCGGTCAAAGCCTGGAGTCAGTTATTGGGGGTAGCCGCATGA
- a CDS encoding DUF2283 domain-containing protein, whose product MAENLTFQYDREGDILYINRCAPYTEQESEELGDDVIARLNPQTGEIENLEVLFFSQRLQDKKFLDLPITVNFSLAVS is encoded by the coding sequence ATGGCAGAAAACTTGACATTTCAATATGACCGAGAGGGAGACATCCTCTATATCAACCGTTGTGCCCCCTATACCGAGCAGGAGTCTGAGGAACTGGGCGATGATGTGATCGCTCGCCTCAATCCCCAAACTGGCGAAATTGAAAACCTGGAAGTCCTCTTTTTTTCGCAGCGATTACAAGACAAAAAATTTCTTGATTTGCCCATTACCGTAAACTTCAGCCTGGCCGTTTCCTGA
- the csx7 gene encoding type III CRISPR-associated RAMP protein Csx7, whose amino-acid sequence MFDVFKNRLEISGTLTTVTALRISQGRSTEPIGSDLPVVKDSLGRPLIPGASFKGAMRSRLESFLRGILGNNRKLVANPANEDEWSLTAREIRDLKDENKAANADDAALTQAIISETDLISRLFGSPWIASKFQVRDLTVFPDAWFGQYQERDGVAIDRDTETAADGKLYDFQVVPAGTPFEFKAIVENAEDWELGLLMIGLHQFETEQIPLGGGRSRGLGVVRLEVADVWWFDYPDGKPDELLTYLKRLVTGEKDHYKLTADSLKHHKQDWTEALITKLSEKAQSNAATASSAS is encoded by the coding sequence ATGTTTGATGTCTTCAAAAACCGTCTGGAAATCAGTGGCACTTTGACCACTGTAACTGCATTACGCATTTCCCAGGGTCGATCGACTGAACCGATCGGCTCTGACCTGCCAGTAGTCAAAGATTCCCTGGGGCGGCCCCTGATTCCGGGAGCCAGCTTTAAGGGAGCCATGCGATCGCGCCTGGAAAGCTTCCTCAGGGGAATCTTGGGAAATAATCGCAAGCTGGTTGCCAATCCTGCCAATGAAGATGAGTGGTCTCTGACGGCTAGAGAGATTCGAGATCTCAAGGATGAGAACAAGGCTGCAAACGCTGACGATGCAGCTCTGACCCAAGCTATTATCAGCGAAACCGATCTAATCTCTCGCCTCTTTGGTTCTCCCTGGATCGCCAGTAAATTTCAAGTCCGCGATCTCACCGTTTTTCCTGATGCCTGGTTTGGGCAGTACCAGGAGCGGGATGGAGTGGCCATCGATCGAGATACAGAGACGGCTGCCGATGGCAAGCTCTACGATTTCCAGGTCGTACCAGCAGGAACTCCCTTTGAGTTCAAAGCCATCGTTGAGAATGCCGAAGATTGGGAACTGGGCTTACTGATGATCGGCCTGCACCAGTTTGAGACCGAGCAGATTCCCTTGGGCGGCGGGCGGTCCAGGGGGTTGGGAGTGGTTCGGCTAGAGGTTGCAGATGTCTGGTGGTTCGATTATCCAGATGGCAAACCAGATGAACTCCTAACCTATCTCAAACGGTTGGTAACCGGGGAGAAAGACCACTACAAGCTCACCGCTGATAGCCTTAAACACCACAAACAAGACTGGACTGAAGCCCTCATTACAAAACTGAGCGAAAAAGCACAGAGCAATGCTGCCACAGCCTCCAGTGCTAGTTAG
- a CDS encoding AbrB/MazE/SpoVT family DNA-binding domain-containing protein: MTLQQYPKTLYLDGEGRLSLPDSVRQELGLVEGDRFILTVSETGVIQLTSLRQQVHSLRGILKNLTPEKSVVDELIQERKNYV, from the coding sequence ATGACTTTACAGCAGTATCCAAAAACACTTTATCTGGATGGCGAAGGCCGCTTATCGCTACCGGATTCGGTTCGTCAGGAACTAGGCTTGGTTGAAGGCGATCGCTTTATCCTGACGGTTTCAGAGACAGGGGTGATTCAACTTACGAGCCTAAGACAGCAGGTTCATAGCTTGCGCGGAATCCTTAAAAATCTAACTCCAGAAAAAAGCGTTGTTGATGAGCTAATCCAGGAACGAAAAAATTATGTTTGA
- a CDS encoding Card1-like endonuclease domain-containing protein, which yields MGTALVLIGGRSAVPAISGILQFLDSVNKIKFLVCKGEQYEKLQRTAYSFIKSKKESVDFASDRDVKVVDPYNFTQVLEALTELLAGEEEVSFASLASAPQMMSIATYDFLQKKFPTATIFTVSTDQGIIVPLKENESPIPFKAKLSVEDYIRACGHEIYRRKAEDSFTFQNQNQLKELVFDFAQNIESVDSILSEIRRQAGKGSDSIRSAQKVFFDDDLINKNNLVKFFAIKFLEKLQEQFLIKDLDTASEISFYVNRKQFSFLRGDWLELLVYLKAQDCGFDSVEPSIELNNFNGEIDLFCLHNSNPLICECKTGKSDKSEILKLRNIAEKLGESYCLKILVVSAKEISDEIQQEAKNSRVKIFNGTDLINLPNLLKKEMENPEYTRR from the coding sequence ATGGGCACTGCACTGGTTCTGATTGGGGGACGTAGCGCTGTTCCAGCGATATCTGGGATTCTTCAGTTTCTGGATAGTGTTAACAAAATCAAGTTTCTGGTTTGTAAAGGAGAACAGTATGAGAAACTCCAGAGAACTGCTTATAGCTTTATTAAAAGCAAAAAAGAAAGTGTAGATTTTGCATCTGACCGAGATGTGAAGGTGGTTGATCCCTACAACTTCACTCAAGTATTAGAAGCATTAACTGAATTGCTTGCCGGAGAGGAGGAAGTTTCCTTTGCTAGTCTGGCTTCAGCCCCACAAATGATGTCTATTGCCACCTATGATTTCCTTCAGAAAAAATTTCCAACTGCAACTATTTTTACTGTCAGTACCGACCAGGGGATCATTGTTCCCCTCAAAGAAAATGAGTCTCCAATACCATTCAAAGCAAAATTGAGTGTAGAAGACTACATCCGGGCATGTGGGCATGAGATTTACAGAAGGAAAGCAGAGGATAGCTTTACCTTCCAGAACCAAAATCAATTAAAAGAACTTGTTTTTGACTTTGCTCAAAATATTGAAAGCGTTGATTCAATACTGTCCGAAATTCGCCGGCAAGCAGGTAAGGGTAGCGATTCAATTAGAAGTGCTCAAAAGGTATTTTTCGATGATGACTTAATAAACAAAAACAACTTGGTTAAGTTTTTTGCTATTAAATTTCTTGAAAAGCTGCAAGAACAATTTTTAATTAAAGATCTAGATACAGCTTCCGAGATATCTTTCTATGTTAATCGTAAACAATTTAGCTTTCTTCGAGGAGACTGGCTTGAGCTACTTGTCTATCTTAAAGCTCAAGATTGTGGATTTGATTCAGTTGAACCTTCAATTGAATTGAACAATTTCAATGGTGAAATTGATCTGTTCTGTCTTCATAATTCTAATCCTCTGATATGTGAGTGCAAGACTGGAAAATCTGATAAAAGCGAGATATTGAAGCTACGTAACATTGCTGAAAAGCTAGGAGAAAGCTATTGCTTAAAGATTCTTGTAGTAAGTGCTAAAGAGATCTCTGATGAAATTCAACAGGAAGCCAAAAACAGTAGAGTGAAGATCTTCAATGGCACAGATCTGATCAATTTGCCAAATCTTTTGAAAAAGGAGATGGAAAATCCTGAGTATACAAGGCGATGA
- the csx10 gene encoding type III-D CRISPR-associated RAMP protein Csx10, which translates to MKEIELTIRALSPLAIGTRKPGGSVSEAQDHIPGAVIRGAIAAQILQYPDVDQIQPGGDFQQLFLEQEAAIFSNAYPSARNHQGDILPVRLLPATAVSSKSNPGFCSSQSDSYGVFDTLIDRFCAEGHDHLYDPNCPRDGGRVEPYGGFYTVEDDDDGNPHYRPQKVETRLLTRVGINRRRATAQENILYGIEVISETRKKGQEETLFAGTIRLDDEALARALANFINAPSQNWRLGGSASRGLGKVEMTARLQDVNSDVEDRIKQFNYYLHKRWKLWDVFGEPQNSLLDDRQFFTLDLQSDAILTDRWRRTTVISAAMLCQEAGVADRDLQLHASYSSYDYRAGWNAAWGLMKDIELVTNRGAVYLFSTPRLDQWLPALERLEQRGVGERTPEGFGQIRVCDEFHTIFREEAK; encoded by the coding sequence ATGAAAGAGATTGAGTTGACCATTAGAGCGTTATCACCGCTGGCGATCGGCACCCGTAAACCAGGTGGCTCCGTGAGCGAGGCTCAGGATCATATTCCAGGTGCAGTGATTCGAGGCGCGATCGCCGCCCAGATTTTGCAATATCCAGATGTGGATCAAATTCAACCAGGTGGGGACTTTCAACAGTTATTCCTGGAGCAAGAGGCAGCCATTTTCAGCAATGCCTATCCCAGCGCCAGAAATCACCAGGGAGATATCCTGCCGGTTCGTCTCCTACCCGCCACCGCCGTCAGTTCCAAGAGCAATCCTGGCTTTTGTAGCAGCCAGTCAGACAGTTATGGCGTATTTGATACCCTGATCGATCGCTTTTGTGCTGAGGGACACGATCATTTATACGACCCCAACTGTCCCAGAGATGGAGGACGAGTTGAACCCTACGGCGGCTTCTATACCGTTGAAGACGATGACGATGGAAATCCACACTATCGCCCACAGAAAGTGGAGACTCGACTGCTCACGCGAGTTGGCATTAATCGCAGACGAGCCACTGCCCAGGAAAACATCCTTTACGGGATTGAAGTTATCAGTGAAACCCGGAAAAAAGGTCAGGAGGAAACCCTTTTTGCGGGTACCATCCGCCTGGATGATGAAGCCTTAGCCCGCGCCCTGGCAAATTTTATCAATGCTCCATCTCAGAACTGGAGACTGGGAGGGTCTGCCTCCAGGGGATTGGGCAAGGTGGAGATGACTGCCCGACTCCAAGACGTTAACTCTGATGTTGAAGATCGCATCAAACAGTTCAATTACTATCTCCATAAGCGCTGGAAACTATGGGATGTGTTCGGCGAACCCCAGAATTCCCTACTGGACGATCGCCAGTTCTTCACCCTCGATCTGCAATCAGACGCCATTTTGACCGATCGCTGGCGACGCACCACGGTTATCTCTGCTGCAATGCTCTGTCAGGAAGCTGGGGTAGCCGATCGTGACCTGCAACTCCATGCTAGCTACAGCAGTTATGACTATCGCGCTGGCTGGAACGCTGCCTGGGGACTGATGAAAGATATAGAGTTGGTGACCAATCGTGGAGCTGTCTACCTGTTCAGCACACCTCGCCTGGATCAGTGGCTACCTGCCCTGGAAAGGCTGGAACAACGGGGTGTGGGAGAGCGTACCCCAGAAGGTTTTGGCCAGATACGAGTTTGCGATGAATTTCACACCATTTTTCGGGAGGAAGCAAAGTGA
- a CDS encoding RAMP superfamily CRISPR-associated protein, translated as MVQLSRLSQVLQTAMPLTAVIDSALCVGAGGSTGSLADKPIVRLADGRLLIPGSQLKGRLRHECEKLARALGWPVCDSPVAETMCPQIGRDNSEFQRTDYQLAGKTFADGEPQHHCLVCQIFGNPTLPSRLIVDDLLCVEDPKNLPEVLRPGVTLNRRRRTAEDQKLYFLETSPVNVQLPFVGHLYFQSDSSQSDCPPYARALVLAALRHIHALGGSKSAGLGWLTWQIGNIEIDQRAWKSLKVGDAP; from the coding sequence ATGGTTCAGCTAAGTCGCTTATCTCAAGTTCTTCAGACTGCGATGCCTCTGACCGCAGTCATCGATAGCGCTCTCTGCGTGGGGGCGGGTGGTTCGACGGGTTCGTTGGCAGATAAACCGATTGTGCGCCTGGCTGATGGACGGTTGCTGATTCCTGGGTCGCAGCTAAAGGGTCGCCTCCGCCATGAATGCGAGAAACTAGCGCGAGCCTTGGGCTGGCCCGTCTGCGACTCTCCGGTAGCAGAAACCATGTGTCCCCAGATTGGCCGAGATAACTCAGAATTTCAGCGAACGGACTATCAGCTTGCTGGTAAGACCTTTGCCGATGGTGAGCCACAGCATCACTGCCTAGTCTGTCAGATCTTTGGCAATCCTACCTTGCCCTCGCGCCTGATCGTGGACGACCTGCTCTGTGTCGAAGATCCCAAAAACTTGCCCGAAGTTTTGCGGCCAGGGGTGACCCTCAATCGCCGTCGCCGCACTGCCGAAGACCAGAAGCTGTACTTTTTGGAAACGTCACCGGTTAATGTGCAACTGCCGTTTGTTGGCCATCTCTATTTCCAATCAGACTCTTCCCAATCAGACTGTCCACCCTATGCTAGGGCGCTGGTGCTGGCCGCGCTCCGTCATATTCATGCCCTGGGCGGCAGTAAGTCTGCCGGGTTAGGCTGGCTGACCTGGCAGATTGGCAACATCGAAATTGATCAGCGTGCCTGGAAATCGCTCAAGGTAGGAGATGCCCCATGA
- the cas10 gene encoding type III-B CRISPR-associated protein Cas10/Cmr2 — translation MDDMQRKQSTNQPEESRQQVMIAIAWCLAWGDEREPQYPLSTLQRMVQALRAGKPDRVPSEVQSHVENARQLNQLDYPKTLTDLKAYTETYPQLWQSQIGLVYGGATKIKQYVFEAAKLPDIRGASALLDRINLVDLPAFFQAEQSSRFQQCRNEPEYCSEVRAWLEQDFPGLSQALIPELIIYSTGGNLLAFCPPAYGQDLANAIEKRYTQETLTANSCAVGDRFRLLELRFGRLNDPIDQTNWYEWYQQNRDHSLVQAYYGKPDGDAFEQFQSRKNFNELVTQLAIRFNQRRAGQDMPGEERPTRRYPPMLETHPYLHRDETERRSAVQRANRLPGEPWFSDVLARKRVAGQKSKRDNQNTAWFDQANWLDDWEPEPLESWVSQFERFLAAHPDLIRQYNPNNQPLEEDSKEARSLREIGNASTPTGFVAYIYADGNNMGGYIQKNIKTPEAYQSFSDRVSEATEHSVYRALAQHLSLHRLKGIDDAETNGRDGKWIHPFEILTIGGDDVLLMVPAHKALAIAQTLSEQFEQILLAGGPHPPAPSPSPPFAGGWGKGELCQSPSPDLGEGFRVRDQLRPPQDIHRYRADGTPVSRCQLSMSVGVLITAEDTPIYYAEKLVSQLLKSAKKKAKQLKKDVMYYGGTIDFLVMKSVTMLSSSIEDFRQSGLVIEGKPKLKLYGAPYTLHEIGGLLKTAKALKEADFPRSQLYQIRSLLEQGKHTAILNYRYFRARLAEDKQSLLRNEFENAWCQPKNPNNSGNLAPWMSLLSAGGTTYETIWRELVDLYPFTETSQEQSHPPGQVESPATASGEG, via the coding sequence ATGGATGATATGCAGAGGAAACAGTCAACCAACCAACCGGAAGAGAGCAGGCAACAGGTCATGATTGCTATTGCCTGGTGTCTTGCCTGGGGAGACGAGCGCGAGCCTCAGTACCCACTCTCAACCCTCCAGCGAATGGTGCAGGCATTACGGGCCGGAAAGCCAGATCGGGTGCCATCCGAAGTGCAATCGCATGTGGAGAATGCCCGTCAGCTTAATCAGTTGGATTATCCCAAAACGCTTACAGACCTGAAGGCATATACAGAAACCTATCCCCAACTCTGGCAATCGCAAATTGGGCTGGTTTATGGGGGTGCCACCAAAATTAAGCAATACGTCTTTGAAGCCGCAAAACTGCCGGATATCCGGGGGGCATCAGCCCTGTTGGATCGGATTAATTTGGTAGATTTACCTGCGTTTTTTCAGGCTGAGCAATCCTCCAGGTTTCAGCAATGTCGGAATGAACCTGAATATTGCAGTGAGGTGCGTGCATGGCTGGAGCAAGATTTTCCTGGATTATCCCAGGCCCTCATCCCTGAGCTGATCATTTATTCAACTGGCGGCAACCTCCTGGCCTTTTGTCCACCTGCCTATGGGCAGGATTTAGCCAATGCGATCGAGAAGCGCTACACCCAGGAAACTCTAACCGCTAACTCCTGTGCTGTGGGCGATCGCTTCCGGCTTTTGGAATTGCGCTTTGGACGACTCAACGATCCGATCGACCAAACAAACTGGTACGAGTGGTATCAGCAAAACCGCGATCATAGCCTTGTACAGGCCTATTACGGCAAGCCGGATGGCGATGCCTTTGAGCAGTTCCAGTCGCGCAAGAACTTCAACGAACTGGTGACCCAGCTTGCCATTCGCTTTAACCAGCGACGGGCCGGACAGGATATGCCAGGGGAGGAACGCCCCACTCGGCGGTATCCCCCCATGTTAGAAACCCATCCTTACCTGCATCGGGATGAGACTGAGCGGCGATCGGCGGTGCAGCGAGCCAACCGATTACCCGGTGAACCCTGGTTTTCAGATGTGCTAGCCCGCAAGCGCGTTGCCGGGCAAAAATCTAAGCGAGATAACCAAAACACGGCCTGGTTTGATCAGGCGAACTGGTTGGATGACTGGGAACCTGAACCGTTAGAAAGCTGGGTTAGCCAGTTCGAGCGGTTCTTGGCAGCGCATCCAGATTTAATCAGGCAATATAACCCCAACAATCAACCACTGGAAGAGGACTCTAAGGAAGCGCGATCGCTGCGGGAAATTGGTAATGCCAGCACACCAACCGGATTTGTTGCCTATATTTACGCCGATGGCAACAACATGGGGGGCTACATTCAGAAAAACATCAAAACACCTGAAGCCTATCAAAGCTTTAGTGATAGGGTTTCTGAAGCGACGGAACACTCGGTTTACCGGGCACTGGCACAGCATCTTTCACTGCATCGACTCAAGGGAATTGATGATGCCGAAACAAACGGGCGGGATGGCAAATGGATACACCCGTTTGAGATTCTCACTATTGGTGGCGATGATGTACTGCTGATGGTGCCAGCACACAAAGCACTGGCGATCGCCCAAACCCTGAGCGAGCAATTCGAGCAGATTTTGCTGGCGGGCGGCCCTCATCCCCCAGCCCCTTCTCCCAGCCCCCCGTTTGCGGGGGGCTGGGGCAAAGGGGAGCTATGTCAAAGTCCCTCTCCCGACTTGGGAGAGGGATTTAGGGTGAGGGATCAGTTACGGCCTCCACAAGATATCCATCGTTATCGAGCCGACGGCACACCAGTCTCCCGCTGCCAGCTCAGTATGTCAGTGGGCGTGTTAATCACAGCCGAAGATACACCCATCTACTATGCTGAAAAGCTGGTGAGTCAGCTACTCAAGTCTGCCAAGAAGAAAGCGAAGCAACTGAAAAAAGACGTGATGTACTATGGCGGCACTATTGACTTTCTGGTCATGAAATCGGTCACAATGCTGTCCTCCAGCATCGAGGACTTCCGTCAATCTGGTCTGGTGATTGAAGGCAAACCGAAACTCAAACTCTATGGTGCTCCCTACACGCTGCATGAAATTGGTGGATTACTGAAAACGGCGAAAGCGCTGAAAGAAGCCGACTTCCCGCGATCGCAGCTTTACCAAATTCGCAGCCTGCTAGAACAGGGGAAACACACAGCCATCCTTAACTACCGCTACTTCCGGGCGCGATTAGCTGAGGACAAGCAATCTTTGCTACGGAATGAGTTTGAAAATGCCTGGTGCCAGCCCAAAAATCCAAACAATTCGGGTAATCTGGCTCCCTGGATGTCTTTGCTAAGCGCTGGTGGAACGACTTACGAAACCATCTGGCGGGAGTTGGTGGACCTCTATCCGTTTACCGAGACCAGTCAGGAACAGAGTCATCCGCCAGGACAGGTCGAATCACCAGCAACCGCTTCCGGGGAGGGGTAA
- a CDS encoding Uma2 family endonuclease gives MSTATKLTFDEYVRYEDGTDNRYELEDGDLILMNSPIGLHALIIRFLSNALEAEIKRLNLPWAALQFLGIRTAPRRSRLPDLSVVPLEVVREYRDQSAVVEAGVLLVIEVVSPESSKRDYRFKRAEYAAFGIPEYWIVDPMKQKVTVLQLVEGLYEDQVFQGEDLLHSTLFPELSLTPNQIFHQ, from the coding sequence ATGTCAACTGCGACTAAACTCACCTTTGACGAATATGTCCGTTATGAAGACGGCACTGATAATCGGTATGAACTAGAAGATGGAGACCTGATCTTAATGAATTCACCGATCGGTCTTCATGCTCTCATCATTCGATTTCTCAGCAACGCGCTGGAAGCTGAAATCAAGCGCCTCAATCTTCCCTGGGCTGCCTTACAGTTTCTCGGCATTCGCACAGCCCCCCGGCGATCGCGCTTGCCTGATTTATCGGTTGTGCCCCTGGAGGTGGTGCGGGAATACCGGGATCAATCAGCGGTTGTTGAAGCGGGCGTTCTGTTAGTGATTGAGGTGGTCAGCCCGGAGTCCAGTAAACGAGACTATCGCTTCAAACGAGCAGAATATGCAGCATTTGGCATTCCTGAATACTGGATTGTTGACCCGATGAAACAGAAAGTAACCGTACTGCAATTGGTTGAGGGACTCTATGAAGATCAGGTGTTTCAAGGAGAAGATTTGCTTCACTCAACGCTATTCCCTGAATTGTCCCTGACACCCAATCAAATTTTTCATCAATGA